ATCCCATCACCGACTACTGGTTTGCTTTTGACCGACCGCCACGTGGGGCCGGTGTCATGCTCACGGTCAGCGGAATCGAGCGGACCGTCACTGTTGGGTTGCAATTGTGGGGTGTACGCCGGCCACAACTTGCCCACCTCTGGAGTCAGGCGCGTCCGGTGTGGGAGGCACTGATTGATCGAATCGAACACGAGGGTCAGGCTCGTTTTGCCGGTCGCCGCCCGCCGATGACAGGGATGCGCTGGATCGACCATTATCTCAACAGTCGAGCACACTACCTGTGGGCAGGGTTCGTCTACGACTGGAATGCGCTCCCGACAGCAGAACGCCTGATCGACGACATTTGTGCACTGCTACCACTCAATGAAGCGTTGATGGAGCAAGCCGAAATCGATCTGGCAACGACAAATACCTTACGTGAAACACCAGCTCGTTATCTGACAGGCGCGCCATCAGTAGCGCAGATCGTTATGTCGATTAAGCGGCGCGGTATGATTATTGACGAACGTACACTGCACGCTTTTCATCTTGCAGTACAGGCCCGACCGCTGGTCATCCTGGCCGGGCCGAGCGGGAGCGGCAAGACCTGGCTGACGCGCCTTTACGCCGATGCCCTGATTGGCATTGGTGAAGGGCAGCCGAACCCCTGTTATCTTCTGGTTGCAGTACAACCCGACTGGCATAGTGCCCGCGATCTCCTCGGCTACTACAACTCGCTGACCGGCCTCTACCAGCCTACGCCATTCTTAAACTTTCTCTTGAAAGCGGCTGCTGATCCGGATCAAACCTATATTGTCTGCCTCGATGAGATGAACCTGGCACGGCCCGAATACTACCTGGCGCCAATCCTGTCAGCAATGGAGGCGGTAGAGGGATTGATCGATCTGGGCACACCCCTGGCGGAGACACCATTAGCCGGTGGTGGTGTGGTACGCAACCCCATTCGTTTACCGATCAATCTACGCCTTATCGGAACAATCAATGTCGATGAAAGCACGTTTGCGCTGAGTGATAAAGTGCTCGACCGCGCCAACTTAATCGAATTAGGAACGGTCGATATGGCTGCCTTGCGCTCACAGTATCCGATAGCAAACGATCAGGTCTGGCAGATATTGAGCGACATCCAGCACCACCTGACTGCTGCCGGAAAGCCGGCAGGTTACCGCGCCTTGCGCGAGATACTTGGCTTCGTTGGGCAGGCAACAGATATGAACGTTTTAGAAGCACTCGATCTTCAGATTCTGCAGCGCCTGCTACCGCGCTTGCGCGGTGAGGACTCCCCGCGCTTCCGACAGGCACTCAACGGCTTACATGCGATTTGCGCAGGGCGCCTCTCGCGAAGTGCCGAGCGTCTGGCCCAGATGATGGCTCGCCTTGAGCGGGAGGGATATACCGACTTTTATGGATACTAGGAAAACCAGAATCCCTGATCGGTGAGTGGAACGACAACAGTGGGGGGAAGGCCAGAACGACTGAAGTAGCACAGGCCGCGGCCTGTGCTACTTCTAGTGATTACCATAACACTGTATCGGCCAAAGAACCGACAAGCTTACGCCACGCGCACGGCAGCCAGACAGCGCACCGCATGGGGCACATTGCCGACATGTTGCCACGAGCGGCCCCGATCATCGCTGCGCAAAATTTGACCTGTGTCGGTTCCGGCCCAAACCACATCGATATGATAGCTACTCGGAGCGAAGGCACTCAGCCGCCCCTGAAACGTCACCGACACATCCTGCCAGGTCTTACCACCATCATCACTGCGTAGCATGCGCTTTCCTTCAGCGGTTACCGCCAGCAGCACCTCTTGCTTTCCGGAGAGCACAGCCAGCAGTGAACAATCGGACAGCGGCGGTTCTGAATGACGCCACACCCCCATACCCTGCACTGTGGCTACCGGCACCCGCTGACTGTTCAGAAAATTGAACAACATGCGATCTTCAGCATCGGCTTCTTGCCACTGCCGACCACCATCATCGCTACGTTGAAACGCCTGTTTGGTTGCCACCACCAGGCTCTGCGAGTCGGCTGCTACCAGGCCGATAATCTGCTCATTGGCCAGCGCAACATCAGGCAACAGCCGCCAGCGTCCCGTGCCGCCTGGATCGCTGAAGATGTAAAGACCATTGTCGGTGCCAACGTATAGCACTCCTGCTTTTGCCATGTCGCCTGATTTACCGAACCTGCTGCACCTGCACGCTCGGAAGGCCGCCTTTCTTCGGCCACTGTATGTATCGATACATTGCGAGTACTGCACTCGTCTTTTTCGGTATATATGTTGTGCTACGAACCATTACTATCTTACCGCATCAGACAACACGCATAACGGATTCCCCGGACAGATAAACAGCTATGCCAACTACGACGATGATCTACGTCGGCGATTGTAGCATAGCATAATCAATTTTAGTGTGATATGATAAGAAAAGTAGCTCGTACAAGAGCACATCCCCGTCAGATGACTCCACGACCTATTCGCATTGCATACACTCTCTGGGATAGAGATATGTCGTTTGCATCAATTCGCCATTTCTGGCGTACCAACGAACCGATAGCGAGCGCAATTCGTCTGACCGGTTGGTACCTGCTGATTGCCGGTTCGTGGGTACTCTTTTCGGATCGGTTGCTGGTTGCTATTATCGTGAATATAGACGAATTGACGAACTGGCAAACGATCAAAGGCTGGTTCTTCGTGCTGCTGACGGCAGGCTGGCTGGGGATTGAGCGCTGGCGAACGATGAAACACCAGCAGCGGATCAATGATGAACTCCGGGCAGCGAATGCTGCCTTGCAAGAGTTAAATGCCTCGCTCGAACAGCGCATCATGGAGCGTACAGCACCCTTACAGATGGCCAACCAGGCATT
This genomic window from Chloroflexus aurantiacus J-10-fl contains:
- a CDS encoding sialidase family protein; the encoded protein is MAKAGVLYVGTDNGLYIFSDPGGTGRWRLLPDVALANEQIIGLVAADSQSLVVATKQAFQRSDDGGRQWQEADAEDRMLFNFLNSQRVPVATVQGMGVWRHSEPPLSDCSLLAVLSGKQEVLLAVTAEGKRMLRSDDGGKTWQDVSVTFQGRLSAFAPSSYHIDVVWAGTDTGQILRSDDRGRSWQHVGNVPHAVRCLAAVRVA
- a CDS encoding McrB family protein encodes the protein MPFSSAALHALLQPGVSERWQAVQRLLHPEMLVLANRAAERAAALLPQQWPLYELSFKSRRAIDRGGGRRDPITDYWFAFDRPPRGAGVMLTVSGIERTVTVGLQLWGVRRPQLAHLWSQARPVWEALIDRIEHEGQARFAGRRPPMTGMRWIDHYLNSRAHYLWAGFVYDWNALPTAERLIDDICALLPLNEALMEQAEIDLATTNTLRETPARYLTGAPSVAQIVMSIKRRGMIIDERTLHAFHLAVQARPLVILAGPSGSGKTWLTRLYADALIGIGEGQPNPCYLLVAVQPDWHSARDLLGYYNSLTGLYQPTPFLNFLLKAAADPDQTYIVCLDEMNLARPEYYLAPILSAMEAVEGLIDLGTPLAETPLAGGGVVRNPIRLPINLRLIGTINVDESTFALSDKVLDRANLIELGTVDMAALRSQYPIANDQVWQILSDIQHHLTAAGKPAGYRALREILGFVGQATDMNVLEALDLQILQRLLPRLRGEDSPRFRQALNGLHAICAGRLSRSAERLAQMMARLEREGYTDFYGY